CCTGGCCGCCAGTCCCTCCCCCCTGCCGACGCAGTCCTACGCCGTGATCGACGCGGACAAGCAGCTCAACGTGGGGGCGTCCGCGCAGTCGGTCCACGTGGGCTGGACGTTCTACGACGGCGGGGCGAACGTTCCCCTGCAGACGAACGAGACCCTCGTCATCGATGCCCGGGACCTGTCCGGCATCGCCAGCGTCACGGTCGACGACGCGAGGTGCACGGCCGCCGGGCAGGTCTTCACCTGCGTCAACAAGGACGTCGCCCAGCCGCCGTACGTCGACTTCACCGTGCGGGCGGACCCGGGCGCCGCGGTCGGCGCCACCGGCACACTCAAGTACGCCGTCAGCGCGGACCACGGCACCGGTGCCACCGCGGAGGCGAAGGTGGTCGTCGGCGTCCCGGACCTGGTCGTCGGCAAGGTCCCGGACGTGACGCACGCCAAGCTCGGATCCCGGATCGAGCTTCCGCTCCGGCTGCGCAACACCGGCGACCTGGCCACGGACCGCCGCATCATGCTGCGCTGGGAGGAGGTGGGCGGGCTGGTCTTCGACCGGAAGTTCTCCAACTGCGCCTACGGCGACGGCGACGACCCCGTCGAACCCGGCAGCCAGGCGTCCGTCACCTGCATCTTCACGGCCCCCGTCGCCGCGGGCGCCACCGTCGAGCTGAGCAGCCCGCTGACCGCGACGGTCGGCAAGCACGTCCTGACCGCCGTGACCGACTACTCGGCCGAGCTCCTGAAGCCCGGCGTGGACCCAGGTGGCGGCGTCCACCAGGGCACCGGGCCCGCGCTCACCCTGGTGCCCGCGTCCGGTGCGGGAGACGGCTTCGAGAGCGGTGCCACGGGCCAGGTCCGCGTCTCGGCCGACAGCTCCGCGGACCTCGCGGCCACCGCCGCGGTGACACCCCGCGGTACGGCCGGCCAGTGGACCCTGACCCTCAACGCCGTGAACCACGGCCCGGCCTCCGCGTACGGCGTCGGCAACAAGGCCGTCGCCCTGCTCGACGTGGTCCTGCCCAAGGGCACGGTCGCGACCGGCAACGCCTTCGAGGAGGGGGAGGACGGCCCCTACGGCGAGTGCTTCCTCTGGGTCAGCGACACGAAGACGGCCCCCTTCGCCGCGGGCCACCGGCACTACGTCTGCCCCGTGCCGCGCGGTGTCGCCGCCGGGAAGAGCCAGCTGTTCGTGCTGTGGGTGAAGCCCGCCAAGGACTACACGGACGCCAAGGGCACGGCGACCGTACGCCCCGGCCCGGCGGGCATCGCCCTCCATGACCGGAACACCGCCAACGACAGCGTGACGTTCGCCTTCGACAAGGCGGCCGCGTCACCGACGTCGAGCACGTCCGCGTCCTCGCCCACGTCCGGCACGTCCCTCACCCCGGGAGCGTCGGGCGGTACGTCGGCCACACCGACCGCGACGGCCGCGCCCGGCGGCACGCTGCCGCACACGGGCACGGGCCCCATGGCCCTCATCGCCGGCGCGGCGGGCGGGGCCGTGGTGCTGGGCTCGGCGGCCCTGCTCGTCGCCCGCCGCAGGCGTAACTCCCGCTGATTAAAAGGCAGTTCAGTACAGGAAGCGATGCAAGGGAGCCGACTCGGTGAGCAGCATCGTGAGCCGGTGGGCGAGGCGCTGCCATGCCTCGTCCTGCCCGTAGCTGAGTCTCACGTCCTCGCCGCCGGCCGCCTCGATCGCCGCGAAGAGGGTGGCCGTGTCGGCGTCGGGCGTGAGATCCACCAGGGAGAGCACCCGCGCCAGCGCGCCGACCAGGCCGACGGCGGTCTTCTCAGGGGTCAGGACGGTGCCGCGAACGGTGGCCACTACGCCGGACGGGTCGGGCAGATCGGGCGGGGCCACGAGGAGTCCGGACAGCTCGCGCAGCAGCGCGTACAGCAAGTCCGTGTCCTCCGTGGGCAGTTCGACGATGCGCAGACCCTCGTGCTCCCAACGGCCGTTCGGCGACCACACCTTGGGCCCCCGCGCCACCGCGTCGGCCAGTGTCTCCCGCACCCGCCGGAAGACGGCGAGCCCGTCCGCGAACAGCGGGTGCCCACCCGCTCCCCCGACGATCTCGGCCAGGGGCGCCAGCAAGTGCTCTTCCACCCGGTCGCACTGCGCTTCGAGGTCCGGGTCCACGACCACGAGACGAACCGACGTGCGCTGCTCCTGTTGCTCCATACCGAACACTCTGCCAGCCGCCTCGGACAATCGGGCTAGCGCCCGCTCCCGCCCAGCGCGAGCACGACGGAAAGCTCCGGCGTCGCGTCGACCGCGTCCCCGAAGACACCGACGGCGATCTCCCACTCGTCGGGCCGCGCCTTGGCGTACGGCTGCCAGTTCCGTACGACGACCAGCAGCCCCCGCTCCACCGCGCCCTCGGGCCACACGGTGTGGTCGCCGAGGCTGTCGGCGAGGGCGTCCCAGTTCCGGCCGAACCAGTCGGGCAGGGACAGCGCACGGGCACAGCGGTCCATCAAGCCGGCCTTGTCCGTGACCCCGTCGAGGTCGAGCGTGACCGCGAGCTCCGTCATCTCAGTACCGTCCTGAACGACTTGTAGTGATCATCGGTGTAGTAGATCTCGCCGTCCTGCCCGGTGACAATGCGCCGGGCCCCGCGATCGCGCGAGCCCGGCGTCCTGACGGTGTATTCGTGGTAGTAGCCGCGCTTTTGCTGGGGCAGCAGCTTCTCGTAGTTCCCGAAGACGACCCCGTCCTTGGCGTACGGGAAGGGTCCGCCCTTGTCGATGAGAGCGACGGTCTGCCGTGCCTCGGCGGGGAGTTGGGAGAGCTTGACGCTACTCGCGTCGGTACCGCTGGTGGCCGTGGAGGAACAGCCGACCGGCAGCAGTACGGCCAGGCAGACGAGAAGAACCCGGCAGGCGAGAAGCACTCGGGGGACGAACCGCAGCAGCATGCGCCCGATGCTGCCACGGCCGTCCCCTCAAGGCCTGTTGTCCGGGTCCGTCAGATCCCGTCGGGGTCCGTCCGGCTGAGCGCCGACTTCGGCGGTGAGCCGGCCGTCATCAGGTAGTCGGCCGCCGCGGTGTCCGTCACCAGGCTGGTGACCAGACCGGACCGCAGCACCGCGTCGATCGCCGCCGCCTTCCGCTGCCCGCCCGCGATCGCGACGACCTCGGGGATACGGCGCAACTG
The nucleotide sequence above comes from Streptomyces sp. N50. Encoded proteins:
- a CDS encoding LPXTG cell wall anchor domain-containing protein: MTSHRTVLGTALAAVVLALAPGSAALAASPSPLPTQSYAVIDADKQLNVGASAQSVHVGWTFYDGGANVPLQTNETLVIDARDLSGIASVTVDDARCTAAGQVFTCVNKDVAQPPYVDFTVRADPGAAVGATGTLKYAVSADHGTGATAEAKVVVGVPDLVVGKVPDVTHAKLGSRIELPLRLRNTGDLATDRRIMLRWEEVGGLVFDRKFSNCAYGDGDDPVEPGSQASVTCIFTAPVAAGATVELSSPLTATVGKHVLTAVTDYSAELLKPGVDPGGGVHQGTGPALTLVPASGAGDGFESGATGQVRVSADSSADLAATAAVTPRGTAGQWTLTLNAVNHGPASAYGVGNKAVALLDVVLPKGTVATGNAFEEGEDGPYGECFLWVSDTKTAPFAAGHRHYVCPVPRGVAAGKSQLFVLWVKPAKDYTDAKGTATVRPGPAGIALHDRNTANDSVTFAFDKAAASPTSSTSASSPTSGTSLTPGASGGTSATPTATAAPGGTLPHTGTGPMALIAGAAGGAVVLGSAALLVARRRRNSR
- a CDS encoding ribonuclease, translating into MLLRFVPRVLLACRVLLVCLAVLLPVGCSSTATSGTDASSVKLSQLPAEARQTVALIDKGGPFPYAKDGVVFGNYEKLLPQQKRGYYHEYTVRTPGSRDRGARRIVTGQDGEIYYTDDHYKSFRTVLR
- a CDS encoding barstar family protein, producing the protein MTELAVTLDLDGVTDKAGLMDRCARALSLPDWFGRNWDALADSLGDHTVWPEGAVERGLLVVVRNWQPYAKARPDEWEIAVGVFGDAVDATPELSVVLALGGSGR